A portion of the Ricinus communis isolate WT05 ecotype wild-type chromosome 10, ASM1957865v1, whole genome shotgun sequence genome contains these proteins:
- the LOC8286651 gene encoding BTB/POZ domain and ankyrin repeat-containing protein NOOT2 isoform X1, which produces MTLEDSLRSLSLDYLNLLINGQAFSDVTFSVEGRLVHAHRCILAARSLFFRKFFCGPEPPSGLDPSGSRINHPGGGGGGSGGGVSRGNNVIPVNSVGYEVFLLLLQFLYSGQVSIVPQKHEPRPNCGERGCWHTHCTSAVDLALDTLAAARYFGVEQLALLTQKQLASMVEKASIEDVMKVLIASRKQDMHQLWTTCSHLAAKSGLPPEVLAKHLPIDVVAKIEELRLKSSLARRSLMPHHHHHHDLTTAADLEDQKIRRMRRALDSSDVELVKLMVMGEGLNLDEALALHYAVENCSREVVKALLELGAADVNYPAGPAGKTPLHIAAEMVSPDMVAVLLDHHADPNVRTVDGVTPLDILRTLTSDFLFKGAVPGLAHIEPNKLRLCLELVQSAALVLSREEGSVNAPTSTAIYPPMSDEHNSSSSGGSNLANLNLDSRLVYLNLGATGCSGQMGSSRMEGDDDHSSHSSQQRDSMSRHDPTMYHHSHEF; this is translated from the exons ATGACCCTTGAAGACTCCTTAAGATCTCTGTCCCTAGATTACCTAAACCTTTTGATCAATGGACAGGCTTTCTCGGATGTAACTTTCAGTGTAGAGGGTCGATTAGTTCATGCTCATAGATGTATTTTAGCAGCAAGAAGTCTTTTCTTTAGGAAATTCTTTTGCGGACCCGAACCACCATCCGGGCTAGACCCATCCGGGTCGAGAATAAACCACCcgggaggaggaggaggaggatcAGGAGGAGGTGTTTCAAGAGGAAATAATGTTATACCAGTAAACTCAGTGGGATATGAGGTGTTCTTGTTGCTGTTACAGTTCTTGTATAGTGGACAAGTCTCTATTGTCCCTCAAAAGCATGAACCGAGGCCTAATTGTGGTGAAAGAGGTTGTTGGCACACGCATTGCACCTCAGCCGTTGATCTTGCTCTTGATACCCTTGCTGCCGCTAGATACTTTGGTGTTGAACAGCTTGCATTGCTTACTcag AAGCAATTGGCTAGCATGGTAGAGAAAGCTTCAATTGAAGACGTTATGAAGGTCCTAATTGCTTCAAGGAAGCAAGACATGCACCAACTTTGGACTACTTGCTCTCATCTCGCAGCAAAATCAGGCCTACCCCCAGAAGTCTTAGCTAAACATCTTCCCATAGATGTTGTAGCTAAAATCGAAGAACTACGCCTCAAATCATCGCTTGCTCGCCGATCACTAATGCCtcatcaccaccaccaccatgaTCTTACAACAGCAGCTGATCTTGAAGACCAAAAAATTCGGAGAATGAGAAGGGCATTAGACTCATCAGATGTTGAGCTAGTCAAGCTTATGGTAATGGGTGAAGGACTAAATCTAGATGAAGCATTGGCTCTACATTATGCAGTTGAGAATTGTAGCCGAGAAGTAGTTAAGGCGTTGCTTGAACTTGGTGCAGCTGATGTTAACTATCCGGCCGGACCGGCAGGGAAAACCCCACTTCACATTGCAGCTGAAATGGTTTCACCAGACATGGTGGCAGTACTTCTAGACCACCATGCTGACCCTAATGTTCGAACCGTTGATGGGGTCACACCACTCGACATTCTTCGAACCCTAACCTCAGATTTCTTGTTCAAGGGGGCAGTACCTGGATTAGCTCACATTGAACCAAACAAACTGAGGCTGTGTCTTGAGCTTGTACAATCTGCAGCTTTGGTTCTTTCACGTGAAGAAGGGAGTGTGAATGCACCAACCTCGACTGCAATTTATCCACCAATGAGCGATGAACATAATAGCAGTAGCAGTGGTGGAAGCAATCTTGCAAACTTAAATCTTGATTCAAGATTGGTTTACTTGAATCTTGGTGCCACTGGTTGTTCGGGCCAAATGGGATCATCAAGAATGGAAGGAGATGACGATCATAGTAGCCACAGCAGCCAGCAGAGAGATTCTATGAGCCGGCACGACCCAACAATGTATCATCACTCTCACGAGTTCTAG
- the LOC8286651 gene encoding regulatory protein NPR5 isoform X2, producing MYVFVGMEKQLASMVEKASIEDVMKVLIASRKQDMHQLWTTCSHLAAKSGLPPEVLAKHLPIDVVAKIEELRLKSSLARRSLMPHHHHHHDLTTAADLEDQKIRRMRRALDSSDVELVKLMVMGEGLNLDEALALHYAVENCSREVVKALLELGAADVNYPAGPAGKTPLHIAAEMVSPDMVAVLLDHHADPNVRTVDGVTPLDILRTLTSDFLFKGAVPGLAHIEPNKLRLCLELVQSAALVLSREEGSVNAPTSTAIYPPMSDEHNSSSSGGSNLANLNLDSRLVYLNLGATGCSGQMGSSRMEGDDDHSSHSSQQRDSMSRHDPTMYHHSHEF from the exons ATGTATGTCTTTGTGGGTATGGAG AAGCAATTGGCTAGCATGGTAGAGAAAGCTTCAATTGAAGACGTTATGAAGGTCCTAATTGCTTCAAGGAAGCAAGACATGCACCAACTTTGGACTACTTGCTCTCATCTCGCAGCAAAATCAGGCCTACCCCCAGAAGTCTTAGCTAAACATCTTCCCATAGATGTTGTAGCTAAAATCGAAGAACTACGCCTCAAATCATCGCTTGCTCGCCGATCACTAATGCCtcatcaccaccaccaccatgaTCTTACAACAGCAGCTGATCTTGAAGACCAAAAAATTCGGAGAATGAGAAGGGCATTAGACTCATCAGATGTTGAGCTAGTCAAGCTTATGGTAATGGGTGAAGGACTAAATCTAGATGAAGCATTGGCTCTACATTATGCAGTTGAGAATTGTAGCCGAGAAGTAGTTAAGGCGTTGCTTGAACTTGGTGCAGCTGATGTTAACTATCCGGCCGGACCGGCAGGGAAAACCCCACTTCACATTGCAGCTGAAATGGTTTCACCAGACATGGTGGCAGTACTTCTAGACCACCATGCTGACCCTAATGTTCGAACCGTTGATGGGGTCACACCACTCGACATTCTTCGAACCCTAACCTCAGATTTCTTGTTCAAGGGGGCAGTACCTGGATTAGCTCACATTGAACCAAACAAACTGAGGCTGTGTCTTGAGCTTGTACAATCTGCAGCTTTGGTTCTTTCACGTGAAGAAGGGAGTGTGAATGCACCAACCTCGACTGCAATTTATCCACCAATGAGCGATGAACATAATAGCAGTAGCAGTGGTGGAAGCAATCTTGCAAACTTAAATCTTGATTCAAGATTGGTTTACTTGAATCTTGGTGCCACTGGTTGTTCGGGCCAAATGGGATCATCAAGAATGGAAGGAGATGACGATCATAGTAGCCACAGCAGCCAGCAGAGAGATTCTATGAGCCGGCACGACCCAACAATGTATCATCACTCTCACGAGTTCTAG